A single window of Streptomyces diastaticus subsp. diastaticus DNA harbors:
- a CDS encoding DUF5691 domain-containing protein, giving the protein MKTALLGTDRRANPQTASAGGSAPGALLAAAAVRTVRRRAGLRPAAPAAPFPPPARADDRPPLPRAARNRLAQLLAVRAAGGADRRGTAPDLTELLPQWLATALQQGYAAPHELLPALLDAARARTDLRPAALAFAGPRALWLAQLNPAWRFALRGAPGGAAGSPSPDDAEGVARLWDEGLFAERAALLGALRERDPARARELLASTWRTERAEDRLLFLDSLRAGLSEADEPFLDEALADRSRNVRSTAAELLSSLPGSALAGRMAERAASCVSLALSGEPRITVEAPHECDAGMERDGVTAKPPANRGERSWWFGQLLEAAPLATWPGRLGGRTPEELVALPVDEGWRSELHGAWCRAAVRQQDAGWSRALLGAPGSPVAEGPGAVSLAERARLLGALPTGERADWVAGFIAAHGLSDSFQLLATCAAPWTGPLGAAVVDALTTARRAGGYPWSYSGIMGLAERCLDPAEATRLAALTRPEPPVLDPPANSTTAYWTDAFERLTGTLRLREAMHAELTRAPV; this is encoded by the coding sequence GTGAAGACCGCTCTGCTCGGGACCGATCGCCGGGCGAACCCGCAGACCGCGAGCGCGGGCGGGAGCGCGCCAGGAGCGCTGCTCGCGGCGGCCGCCGTGCGGACGGTACGGCGCCGGGCCGGCCTGCGACCGGCTGCTCCCGCCGCGCCGTTCCCGCCGCCGGCGAGAGCGGACGACCGGCCGCCGCTGCCCCGGGCCGCGCGCAACCGGCTGGCGCAGCTACTGGCCGTCCGGGCGGCCGGGGGCGCGGACCGCAGGGGTACGGCGCCGGATCTCACGGAGTTGTTGCCGCAGTGGCTGGCCACCGCGCTTCAGCAGGGGTACGCCGCACCGCACGAACTGCTCCCCGCCCTGTTGGACGCCGCGCGGGCGCGCACCGATCTGCGGCCGGCCGCACTGGCCTTCGCCGGGCCTCGCGCCCTGTGGCTGGCGCAGCTCAATCCGGCCTGGCGGTTCGCGCTGCGCGGGGCGCCGGGCGGGGCGGCCGGCAGCCCTTCGCCGGACGACGCGGAGGGCGTGGCGCGGCTGTGGGACGAGGGGCTGTTCGCCGAACGCGCCGCACTGCTGGGCGCGTTGCGGGAGCGTGACCCCGCCCGGGCCAGGGAACTCCTCGCCTCGACCTGGCGTACCGAGCGCGCCGAGGACCGCCTGCTCTTCCTGGACTCCCTGCGGGCCGGACTCAGCGAGGCGGACGAGCCCTTCCTCGACGAGGCGTTGGCGGACCGCAGCCGTAACGTCCGCTCGACCGCGGCCGAGTTGCTCTCCTCGCTGCCGGGGTCGGCGCTGGCCGGACGGATGGCGGAGCGGGCCGCCTCCTGCGTCAGCCTCGCCCTGAGCGGCGAACCGCGGATCACGGTGGAGGCCCCGCACGAGTGCGACGCGGGGATGGAGCGCGACGGCGTCACCGCCAAGCCGCCCGCCAATCGGGGGGAACGCTCCTGGTGGTTCGGGCAGTTGCTGGAAGCGGCACCGCTCGCGACCTGGCCCGGGCGACTGGGCGGGCGTACCCCCGAGGAGCTGGTGGCGCTGCCGGTGGACGAGGGGTGGCGGAGTGAGCTCCACGGTGCCTGGTGCCGGGCGGCGGTACGCCAGCAGGACGCGGGCTGGTCACGTGCCTTGCTGGGCGCGCCCGGCTCGCCCGTGGCGGAAGGGCCGGGAGCGGTCTCCCTCGCCGAGCGAGCCAGGCTGCTCGGCGCGTTGCCCACCGGGGAACGCGCGGACTGGGTGGCGGGGTTCATCGCGGCGCACGGGCTCTCCGACTCGTTCCAGCTCCTCGCCACCTGCGCCGCCCCGTGGACCGGACCGCTCGGCGCGGCCGTGGTCGACGCGCTGACGACGGCCCGCCGGGCGGGCGGGTACCCGTGGAGCTACAGCGGCATCATGGGCCTGGCCGAGCGGTGCCTCGACCCGGCGGAGGCCACCCGCCTCGCGGCGCTCACCCGGCCCGAACCGCCTGTGCTCGACCCTCCGGCCAACTCCACCACGGCCTACTGGACCGACGCCTTCGAACGCCTCACCGGCACCTTGCGCCTGCGAGAGGCCATGCACGCCGAACTGACCCGGGCCCCGGTATGA
- a CDS encoding cobalamin B12-binding domain-containing protein, producing the protein MGVAAGPIRVVVAKPGLDGHDRGAKVIARALRDAGMEVIYTGLHQTPEQIVDTAIQEDADAIGLSVLSGAHNTLFAKVVELLAERDASDIRLFGGGIIPEEDIPLLKEKGVAEIFTPGATTGAIVEWVRANIGVAK; encoded by the coding sequence ATGGGTGTGGCAGCCGGACCGATCCGCGTGGTGGTGGCCAAGCCAGGGCTCGACGGCCATGACCGCGGGGCCAAGGTCATCGCCAGGGCCCTGCGTGACGCGGGCATGGAGGTCATCTACACGGGGCTGCACCAGACGCCCGAGCAGATCGTGGACACCGCCATCCAGGAGGACGCGGACGCCATCGGACTCTCCGTCCTCTCCGGTGCCCACAACACGCTCTTCGCCAAGGTCGTCGAACTCCTCGCGGAACGTGACGCCTCCGACATCCGCCTCTTCGGCGGCGGGATCATTCCCGAGGAGGACATCCCGCTGCTCAAGGAGAAGGGTGTGGCGGAGATCTTCACGCCCGGGGCCACCACCGGGGCGATCGTCGAGTGGGTCCGGGCCAACATCGGCGTGGCGAAGTAG
- a CDS encoding SWIM zinc finger family protein, with protein sequence MTQQGVRWAAEQVLALAPDAASRKAGSKLGTSGPWSEAGCSNEGAVWGLCRGSGSKPYRTVVDTTGPAYQCSCPSRKFPCKHALGLLLLWSDPQGPVAPGGGERAPDWARTWLAGRAERTVKKKAATVTPAGSEAARRRAEQRGERVSAGATELEQRLEDLLRGGLAAAEQSGYSLWEETAARMVDAQAPGLAARVRELGAIPGSGPGWPVRLLEETSLLYLLVRARGRQAELPAELSSVVGARLGLPVRAEGPPLRDTWLVLAQYDTADARLTTRRAWLHGTGSGRTALVLSYGAAGRAPELTLPAGLAVEAELTWFPTGAGWRAELGERFGAPAAPLSRPTGVDVTEALGRYGRAVREDPWAPRCPVTLGPVIPAPLPDGRGWQLAAPDGSAALPLSATAVANQGLWRLLALSGGAPLTVFGECGHRGFTPLAAWVEGDEAVVSLS encoded by the coding sequence ATGACTCAGCAGGGGGTGCGCTGGGCGGCGGAGCAGGTGCTCGCACTTGCTCCTGACGCCGCGTCGCGCAAAGCGGGAAGCAAACTCGGCACTTCGGGACCGTGGTCCGAGGCCGGATGTTCGAACGAGGGAGCGGTATGGGGCCTGTGCAGGGGCAGCGGCAGCAAGCCCTACCGGACGGTCGTCGACACGACCGGTCCGGCGTACCAGTGCAGCTGCCCGAGCCGGAAGTTCCCGTGCAAGCACGCGCTCGGGCTGCTCCTCCTGTGGAGTGACCCGCAGGGGCCGGTGGCGCCCGGCGGCGGGGAGCGGGCACCCGACTGGGCCCGCACCTGGCTGGCGGGGCGCGCGGAACGCACCGTGAAGAAGAAGGCCGCCACGGTCACGCCCGCCGGCTCCGAGGCGGCGCGCAGGCGCGCCGAGCAGCGCGGCGAGCGGGTCTCGGCGGGCGCCACCGAGCTGGAGCAGCGGCTGGAGGACCTGCTGCGCGGAGGCCTCGCCGCGGCCGAGCAGTCCGGGTACTCCCTCTGGGAGGAGACGGCGGCCCGCATGGTCGACGCGCAGGCGCCAGGACTGGCCGCGCGTGTCCGGGAGCTGGGCGCCATTCCCGGTTCGGGGCCGGGCTGGCCGGTGCGGCTCCTGGAGGAGACCTCCCTGCTGTACCTGCTGGTGCGCGCCCGCGGCCGGCAGGCCGAGCTGCCCGCGGAGCTCTCCTCGGTGGTGGGCGCGCGCCTGGGGCTGCCGGTGCGTGCGGAGGGGCCACCGCTCCGGGACACCTGGCTGGTCCTCGCGCAGTACGACACTGCCGACGCCCGCCTGACCACCCGCCGCGCCTGGCTGCACGGCACCGGCTCCGGCCGCACCGCCCTGGTCCTCTCCTACGGGGCCGCCGGAAGAGCCCCGGAACTGACCCTCCCGGCCGGTCTGGCGGTCGAGGCGGAGCTGACCTGGTTCCCGACCGGCGCCGGGTGGCGGGCCGAGTTGGGCGAGCGGTTCGGTGCGCCGGCCGCGCCGCTGTCACGCCCCACGGGGGTGGACGTGACGGAAGCGCTCGGCCGGTACGGGCGAGCAGTGCGGGAGGACCCGTGGGCGCCGCGCTGCCCGGTCACCCTCGGCCCCGTCATACCGGCGCCGCTGCCCGACGGCCGGGGCTGGCAGCTCGCCGCCCCGGACGGCTCCGCTGCCCTCCCGCTGAGCGCCACCGCCGTCGCGAACCAGGGCCTGTGGCGGCTGCTGGCCCTCTCCGGCGGCGCACCGCTCACCGTCTTCGGCGAGTGCGGACACCGGGGGTTCACGCCGCTGGCCGCCTGGGTGGAGGGGGACGAGGCGGTGGTGTCGCTGAGCTGA